A stretch of DNA from Calditrichota bacterium:
TGCATCCACGGGAAAAAAATCCCTAAATCGGTTTATTTTGCTTTGTTTCTTGTTTTTTTGATCAAATTTTCCGTGATCCGCTGCCAGTTCGGCGTTTGCAGCATCGGCGTCACAAATGGCGCCACGGATCGATTGGCGTAGTGGCGTTTCAAGACCAGCATGTTTAAATCGTAAGTGGTCAGGGTATCCAGAACAGAAGTATTGATTTTCAATGGATATTTTTTGCCCAAATTTGCCAGATAATTATCCACGGCAGCCCAGCGTTTTTCCGTAAGCGCATCCCCGCGGACGTCGTTCCGGACGCTTTGCAGCGGCGCAGGTCCGGCTTGTTTTTTGTCAAGCACTTTGAACACGGAATATTGTCCCTTTTCTGTTTTCACCGGCTTGCTGATGTCGCCAATATTCAATTTCATCGCTGCTTCGCCAACCTTGCCAAATGCTTTAGGCGTGAAATATCCGGTTATACCTGCTGATTTGATGCTGATTTGCCGTTTGTTGTATTTTCGTGCCAATTTTTTCATGTCTGCGCCCCGGAGAATTTGCCGATAAATTTTATCCGCCAGTGATTTGCTGTCCACCAATATTTCATGAAGATTAATCAGCGCCGGTTGTTTGTATTTGTTTTTATGCTTTTCATAATAACTTTTAATTTCTTCATTTGAAATAGAAACAGTGTCTACGATCATGTTTCGCAACCGCCGTGCCAGAAACGCGTCGCTCCACATTTTAGTCTGATATTTTACGTAATAGGTTTTGTCTAAACCCAGATTCTCACCTTTTTTGGCCATGGTTTCAAATTCCGTCATGCGCTTTACTGCATGGCGCAAACTGCGGCGAAATTTTTCCCGGGAGGAAAAATCAACGTGATAGGGCCCAACGCTCAATTTTTTGATGAATTCTTCCACCGTCCAAGCAGAGCCGTCATTGAAGCGAGCGAAAGTATCTTTCAAATGATCGGCTAATTCGGACTGACGCAATGCTGCGGGAGTAATGTCGCGCTGTTTCGGCTTTTTCTGTTGCATCGAATCCTGAATCCCGTAAGCCTTTTCCAGCCCGGCAGCGACCAGGTTGAAAATTTCGTGGGAAACGCGGACGGTTTTTTTGTTCATCAGTTCTCGCATGAACTCATTGAATTTTTCCGTCCGCTTTCTCTCCAAAATTGTCTTGCGAATGGAAGGTTTTTTATTGTAATAGCCGCTTTCTGTGAGCAAAATATTCGTTTTCCGATCCACCAATTTGAGAATGAAATATTTCCCATCAACAAAAACCGGCTCCGAAACCTGGAACGGCTTGAGCGAATATGCCACATCTTCCAATTTTGGATGCGACTGTCCCCATTCCATCTCCAGCGTCAAAACCGAATCCGCAGAAATGAACATATCCGTTGCCAGCGCCTGTTTCACTTCAGTGAACGCTTTCCCTGAATCGATCATGGCTTTCGCCAATTGCGCCCGTTTCGCGTCGTCGAAAGTAAGCACTTGCAGCGATAGTTTCGATTGGGATCGAATAAATCCTTTTTTGATTTCATCCTCGTTCACTTCAATTTTTGAAGCGATCTCCTCGTCGAAAAGTTTTTCCACTGTCGCTTCTTTTTTCATTTGCTCCGCAAAAGTGCGGTATTTTTCATCCCGATCCATTTTCCGTTTTTTTGCTTCTTCGACAAGGACTTTTTCGCTCAACAGAGACATGAGCACGCGCTCTTTGTTGCGCTGTTTGTCTTTCGTGAGCAAAATGTGCGGCGTCATTTCATAGCGGTCGCGAAACTCGGAATAGGGAAGAGTCGTTTTACCGGCTTTCGCAACAATGGGCTCCGGCGGCTCTTTTGAGCAAAAGAAAAGACCAGCCCACAAAAATAAAGCGAGAATTTTTAAAAGAGTTTGTTTTTTCATTTTTATTGAGTTTCAAGTTTTTGGTTTCAGGTTTCGTCTTTCAAGCCTTTTGAAAGGGTGAGATTAATTGTTTTTTTGATCATAACCCATTTCTGCCAGAATTTTTTCCACTTCTTCTACATCGTTGAAATGAATCGTCTCGTGTTCCAAAATTTGCGTGGTCTCGTGCCCTTTGCCCAGAATCATGATGATGTCATTTTCCTGTGCATTTTCCAGCACAAATTTAATCGCTTCGTGTCTGTCAATGACGATGTGTTTTTCCGCATTTTTTACTCCGGCAGCGATTTCCGCGATGATTTTGTTCGGGTCTTCGTTGCGCGGATTGTCAGCAGTGAGAATGACGACATCGCTGTATTTGTCCGCCACAGCGCCCATTTTTGACCTTTTGTCTTTGTCGCGATCTCCGCCGCAGCCGAAAACCGTGATCACGCGGTTGGGGTGCAAATCTTCCGCCAGACCGAGCACTTTTTCCATGCCGTCAGGCGTGTGGGCGTAATCGACGACCACGGAGAAAGGCTGTCCGTGATCGACTAACTCGAACCTGCCGGAGACGCGAATCGGCGCTTCCAGTCCCTGCTTAATTGTTTCCAGATCAAAATTCTGAGAAAATGCCACGGCGACGGCTGCCAGAGTGTTGTACACATTGAACATGCCGACTAATTTGGGAGAAACAGTGATTTCTCCGATTGGAGTTACCAGGCGGTAACGTGTTCCTTTAATGGAAAACTCGATGTCTTTTGCCATGATCGCCGCCGAATTTTTGATGCCAAAAGAAATCCGTTTCGCTTTTGTAGCTTGCAAAAATTCGTGCCCGTGCGGGTCGTCGATGTTGGCGATGGCAAAATCTTCCTCATCGAGCCATTGGAATAATTTTTTCTTCGTGGTGAGATAATTGTCCATTGTCTTGTGGAAATCCAGATGATCCTGAGACAAATTCGTAAACACCGCCACATTGTAATCCACGCCTTCCACGCGGTAAAAATCGATGCCGTGGGAAGAAACTTCCATCGCGCAATAATCAACTTTTTCCTGTACCATGTGTGTGAAAATTTCCTGCAAATCCGGCGGCTCCGGTGTGGTGTCTTTGGATTTGTAAATTTTGCCGTTAATTTTGTAGTACAAAGTGCCGATTAGACCGGTGCGATATTTTTGCATTAAAATTGATTCCAAAATGTGCGTCGTAGTTGTCTTGCCGTTGGTGCCGGTGATGCCGATCATTTTCATTTTCTGTGAGGGATAACCGTAAAAGTGATTGGCTAATTTCGCCAGCGCCAATCGCGAATCGGGCACGAGAATCTTAACGACATTGTCGGGAACCTTCATGTCACGCTGCAAAACAACAGCCACAGCGCCAGCTTCAATGGCTTCTCCGACTTTGTCATGGCCTTCGGGAATTTCAATTTTGTCCAGTTGCGTGTAAATGTTAATAGCGACGAAAAGGAAATCGGGCTTCACCCGCTGCGGATCGTAAACGATGCCTTTGATTTCAATATTTTCCGATTTCCCGGCTATTTGTTTTTCATCTAATACATCCAAAAGCGATTTCAGTTCCATGGTGCGGTTCATGCTCCTTCTGCAAAATAGGTCCGTAAACTTTGTTGTTTTAGTCTGTCAAATTTTTTTAGAATATTTTCGTTCAAAGAATCGTGCTGATCAATGAATTCGATTAAAATACTTTTACCCAGTTCCCAGGCTTGGGTTTCAAATTTAATTTTTTCTGAGCCTTTGTCCAATTGGAAATTACTCAAAAAATCTTCTCGATTCGACGAAGATTTCCACTGCAAAAAATGGCCTACTTCATGAAATAAAAGGCAAAGCGCTTCAGTGACATCCTTTTCTGCAATATGGTAAAAAAGCACGATGGACGCCAGATCATGCCGCGGCGGATAAAAATACCCCACAGCCGTTTGCACTGGTACCAGTTGGATGCTCAATTCCGCGAATCGATCCCAACACAAAAACGATTTTGCCTGAAACAAAACAGACTGATCAATCATTTAACTGATAGTTTTAATTTGTTCGGTAATTTAAATTACTAATTTAATGAAAGAAAATTTTTAAAGCAAGTAATTTTGTGGGAATTTTTGTTTGAAAATGGCGCGCGGATGACACGGATTTTACAGATTTTCGCGGATTTGAGTGATGATTCCTGTGAATTCGAATGAAATCGGATGATGGTTTGTAGATTTTCCTTTTAAAAAAAACTTGCTGCCTTCGAGTCTT
This window harbors:
- a CDS encoding UDP-N-acetylmuramoyl-L-alanyl-D-glutamate--2,6-diaminopimelate ligase, which gives rise to MELKSLLDVLDEKQIAGKSENIEIKGIVYDPQRVKPDFLFVAINIYTQLDKIEIPEGHDKVGEAIEAGAVAVVLQRDMKVPDNVVKILVPDSRLALAKLANHFYGYPSQKMKMIGITGTNGKTTTTHILESILMQKYRTGLIGTLYYKINGKIYKSKDTTPEPPDLQEIFTHMVQEKVDYCAMEVSSHGIDFYRVEGVDYNVAVFTNLSQDHLDFHKTMDNYLTTKKKLFQWLDEEDFAIANIDDPHGHEFLQATKAKRISFGIKNSAAIMAKDIEFSIKGTRYRLVTPIGEITVSPKLVGMFNVYNTLAAVAVAFSQNFDLETIKQGLEAPIRVSGRFELVDHGQPFSVVVDYAHTPDGMEKVLGLAEDLHPNRVITVFGCGGDRDKDKRSKMGAVADKYSDVVILTADNPRNEDPNKIIAEIAAGVKNAEKHIVIDRHEAIKFVLENAQENDIIMILGKGHETTQILEHETIHFNDVEEVEKILAEMGYDQKNN